A stretch of Gymnodinialimonas phycosphaerae DNA encodes these proteins:
- a CDS encoding LytTR family DNA-binding domain-containing protein: protein MSLHARSGTLPPIRRNHAYANDPESTVNTPSPSSALRELRTHFSNPKVALALAAIGAVLALMGPFGTGDVMAWGPRIAYWLIVPAVTYAIGYGLGVFLAPRLHGAFTATIARTALALINSAVITAVVFGLNYLVFALRPTVLDVAIVFGITLLISFLIELLPNGPSETAPPDPPAILDRLPLDKRGALVALSVEDHYVRIRTTRGEEMVLLRLSDAIREVGDTPGLRVHRSHWVATAQITAATRRGDGAVLSMTKGQDIPVSRSQMATIRDAGLLPR from the coding sequence TTGAGCTTGCACGCCCGCTCTGGCACGCTTCCCCCGATCCGGCGCAACCACGCCTACGCAAATGACCCCGAGAGTACCGTGAACACCCCGTCCCCGTCATCCGCGCTTCGTGAATTGCGGACGCACTTCAGCAATCCGAAGGTCGCCCTGGCCCTGGCCGCCATCGGCGCGGTTTTGGCGTTGATGGGCCCGTTCGGCACCGGTGACGTCATGGCGTGGGGGCCGCGTATCGCTTATTGGCTCATCGTGCCCGCCGTCACCTATGCCATCGGCTACGGGCTTGGCGTCTTCCTGGCGCCGCGCCTGCACGGCGCGTTCACCGCCACCATCGCCCGCACCGCTCTTGCGTTGATCAACAGCGCTGTCATCACCGCCGTCGTCTTTGGCTTGAACTACCTGGTCTTCGCCCTTCGCCCCACGGTGCTGGACGTGGCAATCGTCTTTGGCATCACGCTGCTGATCTCGTTCCTGATCGAGCTTTTGCCGAATGGCCCCTCCGAAACGGCCCCGCCCGACCCTCCGGCCATCCTTGACCGCCTGCCGCTTGACAAACGCGGGGCGCTGGTCGCCCTGTCGGTAGAGGATCACTACGTCCGCATTCGAACCACACGCGGCGAAGAGATGGTGCTGCTGCGCCTTTCAGACGCGATCCGCGAGGTCGGCGACACGCCCGGCCTTCGCGTCCACCGCTCGCACTGGGTGGCGACGGCGCAGATCACGGCAGCCACGCGCCGGGGCGATGGCGCCGTGTTGAGCATGACAAAGGGGCAGGACATTCCTGTCAGCCGGTCACAGATGGCCACCATCCGTGACGCGGGGCTGTTGCCCCGATGA
- a CDS encoding asparagine synthetase B family protein, with protein MSGIAAVFERNGTGAGPAIIEGIADALKPHGPEWSRTLVSGPAAFAYAHLTNTPQARADAQPLHHAPSDTVFLFDGRLDNREDLAKRLGMGAQEAGTLPDSAIAQACWLRWGQEALGHWVGDFAVLHWDARNRQITAAVDPFGRRCLSYHLTDTRLVIASMPKGVLAHPDIRRVVDRRKLAEAVGRMFVVQDETLFEGISRVPAGTILTVGPTKTQRDRFYDIEARIKPIRYRSDAEYVEAASELLSQSVQARLRSGGPVGSFLSGGLDSSSAAVEAAGQLMAAGKTLETFTSIPEAAWDGRLEAHVYGNETPFVEAIAARQPGITLNYVDCAGLKLSYGSGDYFRCSDTLFPAYNNAHWYAAIGQAAKAKGVTALLDGTFGNMTFSRRGDDLFIEQLMSGRLVHFAREFRARRKGSVPRSAKAIARHLANWAVLSRTPRVIRKARQRALGLRSADLLQSVVTSDVLDQFGSVARWEKRIGRTLGGPYQSSKDKWLVLLKHHQSALTGEMNQGFAAMHGIELRDPFADRRLVEWSLGVPADQFTRNGQTRWLITRMMANRLPDQVLYKDRYIGRQAPDWHLKFTRELDDVRAAVERAARHPLLSEMFDYPDLRSALDTWPGQTPITDGGGTFDGRALPLVHQAINFVEEQERR; from the coding sequence ATGAGCGGGATCGCTGCGGTGTTCGAACGCAATGGCACGGGCGCCGGTCCCGCCATCATTGAGGGCATTGCCGATGCGTTGAAGCCCCACGGCCCCGAATGGTCGCGCACTCTGGTGTCCGGGCCCGCAGCGTTCGCCTATGCTCATCTTACCAACACCCCACAGGCGCGGGCTGACGCCCAACCGCTGCACCATGCGCCGAGTGACACGGTATTCCTGTTCGACGGCCGCCTCGATAACCGGGAAGACCTTGCCAAGCGTCTTGGCATGGGCGCGCAAGAGGCGGGCACCTTGCCCGATTCCGCCATCGCGCAGGCGTGCTGGCTTCGATGGGGGCAAGAGGCGCTGGGCCATTGGGTTGGCGATTTCGCCGTGCTTCACTGGGACGCGCGAAATCGCCAGATCACCGCTGCGGTCGATCCCTTTGGGCGACGCTGCCTGAGCTATCACCTGACCGACACGCGCCTTGTCATCGCCTCGATGCCCAAGGGCGTTCTGGCCCACCCGGACATTCGCCGCGTCGTGGATCGCCGAAAGCTGGCCGAAGCGGTTGGACGGATGTTTGTCGTCCAGGATGAAACCCTGTTCGAGGGTATTTCGAGGGTGCCTGCCGGAACGATCCTGACTGTGGGGCCAACAAAAACCCAGCGGGACCGTTTCTATGACATCGAGGCGCGCATCAAACCGATCAGATACCGCAGCGACGCAGAGTATGTGGAGGCGGCATCAGAGTTGCTGTCGCAATCGGTGCAGGCAAGGTTGCGCAGTGGCGGGCCCGTCGGCAGCTTCCTGAGCGGCGGGCTGGATTCGTCATCGGCTGCCGTCGAGGCAGCGGGTCAGCTTATGGCGGCTGGCAAGACGTTGGAGACCTTCACCTCCATCCCGGAAGCGGCGTGGGATGGACGACTTGAGGCACATGTTTACGGGAATGAGACGCCGTTCGTTGAAGCAATTGCCGCGCGTCAGCCGGGGATTACGCTTAACTACGTGGATTGTGCAGGGCTTAAGCTGTCTTATGGTTCCGGCGACTATTTCCGGTGTAGCGACACGTTGTTTCCGGCCTACAACAATGCGCATTGGTATGCTGCGATTGGTCAGGCCGCCAAGGCCAAGGGCGTCACGGCCCTGCTGGATGGCACCTTCGGCAATATGACGTTCTCCAGACGCGGGGATGATCTGTTCATCGAACAGCTAATGTCCGGGCGCTTGGTGCATTTCGCGCGCGAGTTCCGAGCGCGTCGCAAGGGGTCCGTGCCCCGCTCGGCCAAGGCCATTGCCCGGCATCTTGCCAATTGGGCGGTGTTGTCACGCACCCCGCGCGTGATCCGAAAGGCGCGCCAACGCGCCCTTGGCCTGCGGTCGGCGGACCTGCTGCAATCGGTTGTCACATCGGATGTGCTGGATCAGTTCGGCTCGGTCGCGCGGTGGGAAAAGCGGATCGGGCGCACCCTTGGCGGGCCTTACCAAAGCTCGAAAGACAAGTGGCTGGTCTTGCTGAAGCATCATCAGTCCGCCTTGACGGGGGAAATGAACCAAGGTTTCGCCGCAATGCACGGGATCGAATTGCGCGACCCGTTTGCCGACCGCCGGTTGGTGGAGTGGAGTTTGGGCGTGCCGGCGGATCAGTTCACCCGCAACGGTCAGACCCGCTGGTTGATCACCCGTATGATGGCAAATCGATTGCCGGACCAGGTGCTATACAAAGATCGGTATATCGGCCGCCAAGCCCCGGATTGGCATCTGAAGTTCACCCGCGAGCTGGACGACGTCCGCGCCGCGGTTGAGCGGGCGGCGCGACACCCGCTGTTGTCGGAGATGTTTGATTATCCAGACCTCAGGTCCGCACTGGACACCTGGCCCGGCCAAACGCCGATCACCGACGGGGGCGGCACGTTCGATGGACGCGCGCTGCCCCTTGTGCATCAGGCGATCAATTTCGTCGAAGAGCAAGAGCGCCGCTGA
- a CDS encoding GatB/YqeY domain-containing protein, whose amino-acid sequence MGLRTKITDGIKNAMREKDTVRLSTLRLINAAVKDQDIAARAKGNADGVDDAEVLAIMAKMVKQRQESARVYEEGGRLELAQKEQAEIGVIEEFLPRQLSDEEVAKAVDAAIAEAGADSIRDMGRVMGALKGKYAGRMDFGAVGPRVKDRLS is encoded by the coding sequence ATGGGCTTGCGAACCAAGATCACCGACGGAATCAAGAACGCGATGCGCGAGAAGGACACGGTGCGCCTGTCGACGCTGCGTCTGATCAATGCCGCCGTGAAAGACCAGGACATCGCGGCGCGCGCCAAGGGAAATGCCGACGGCGTGGATGATGCCGAGGTGCTGGCCATCATGGCGAAGATGGTCAAGCAGCGCCAGGAAAGCGCTCGGGTCTATGAGGAAGGCGGTCGGCTTGAACTGGCCCAGAAGGAACAGGCCGAGATCGGTGTGATCGAGGAATTCCTGCCGCGCCAGTTGTCCGATGAGGAGGTCGCCAAAGCCGTCGACGCCGCGATCGCCGAGGCGGGGGCCGACAGTATCCGTGATATGGGCCGCGTGATGGGGGCGCTGAAGGGTAAATATGCCGGTCGGATGGACTTCGGCGCGGTGGGGCCCCGGGTGAAAGACCGGCTGAGCTGA
- a CDS encoding PqqD family protein yields the protein MLDYKRFSIPDGLIASSSADGMLILKMDTDEVYELNPVSGAFWEAIDTHDGDAQRIFSDLRNRYEVEDDRLKEDLEKLITFLVSEGLLNAE from the coding sequence GTGCTTGACTACAAACGGTTCTCGATACCGGACGGCTTGATCGCGTCTTCGTCTGCCGACGGCATGCTGATCCTGAAAATGGACACCGATGAAGTCTATGAACTCAACCCGGTGTCCGGTGCCTTCTGGGAGGCGATCGATACCCATGATGGGGACGCGCAACGCATCTTTTCCGATCTTCGCAACAGGTACGAGGTTGAAGACGACAGGCTGAAGGAAGATCTGGAGAAGCTGATCACTTTCCTGGTCTCAGAGGGTCTTCTGAATGCCGAGTGA
- a CDS encoding DUF2306 domain-containing protein, which translates to MTLDPIVTAPLAVQVHVVAATVAILIGPVALYRARRDMLHRLVGRMWVLAMATLAISAIFIPAAVLPLLGPFGPIHAFVIWTLYSLTRGMRAIFRRDIAAHQAEMRALYWQALGITGVLTLLPGRRLNAVLFGDAEMMGFWVMLALAVGTILVLWLRRTGRLGQAGQAGRQII; encoded by the coding sequence ATGACACTCGACCCGATAGTGACCGCGCCGCTCGCCGTGCAGGTTCATGTTGTCGCCGCCACGGTTGCGATCCTGATCGGCCCCGTTGCCCTTTACCGCGCGCGCCGAGACATGCTGCATCGGCTTGTCGGGCGCATGTGGGTCTTGGCGATGGCGACGCTGGCGATATCCGCGATTTTCATCCCCGCGGCGGTCCTGCCGCTTTTGGGGCCGTTTGGGCCGATCCATGCGTTCGTGATCTGGACGCTGTATTCCCTGACGCGTGGGATGCGGGCGATCTTCCGGCGGGATATTGCCGCGCACCAGGCTGAGATGCGGGCGCTCTATTGGCAGGCGCTTGGGATCACGGGGGTGCTGACCCTGCTGCCGGGGCGGCGGTTGAATGCGGTGCTGTTCGGGGATGCCGAGATGATGGGCTTTTGGGTCATGCTTGCGCTCGCGGTCGGCACGATCCTGGTGCTGTGGTTGCGTCGGACGGGGCGGCTTGGGCAGGCGGGACAGGCGGGGCGGCAGATTATCTGA
- a CDS encoding cytochrome c oxidase subunit I, giving the protein MADATLTGHDGHDRPGFFTRWFMSTNHKDIGILYLFTAGLVGLISVAFTVYMRMELMEPGVQYMYDAFVGSTDSITGIFDRLSEALATAGGGTNTFAEPLAAMQAQILASGTDAIEITGGLRADVVNGFEAMLATANPAEAQALLGTMDQLDGNPDGHLWNVLITGHGVLMMFFVVIPALFGGFGNYFMPLMIGAPDMAFPRLNNLSYWMYVAGTGLAFCSVMIDGGAGPGWTFYPPISAQGVETSRAVDFAIFAVHVSGASSILGSINFITTFLNMRAPGMTLHKVPLFAWSVFVTAWLLLLSLPVLAGAITMLLTDRNFGTTFFDPAGGGDPILFQHIFWFFGHPEVYIVILPAFGIISHVVATFSKKPIFGYLPMVYALVAIGGLGFVVWAHHMYTVGMTLTQQAYFMVATMVIAVPTGIKIFSWIATMWMGSISFKTPMMFAIGFIFLFTLGGTTGIILSQAGVDRAYHDTYYVVAHFHYVMSLGAVFGIFAGVYYWIGKMSGRQYPEWAGQLHFWVFFIGTNITFFPQHFLGRQGMPRRYIDYPDAFALWNYVSSIGAFISFASFLFFIGVVFYTLRAGARVTEPAYWGEHADTLEWTLPNPPPEHTFEELPTREMWDKQPGH; this is encoded by the coding sequence ATGGCAGACGCCACCCTCACAGGGCATGACGGCCACGACCGGCCGGGGTTCTTTACCCGCTGGTTCATGTCGACCAACCACAAAGACATCGGCATCCTTTATCTGTTCACCGCAGGCCTTGTCGGCCTGATCTCGGTGGCCTTCACCGTTTACATGCGGATGGAGCTGATGGAGCCGGGCGTACAGTACATGTACGACGCCTTTGTCGGGTCGACCGACAGCATTACCGGCATTTTTGATCGCCTCTCCGAGGCCCTGGCCACGGCCGGAGGGGGCACGAACACCTTCGCCGAACCGCTCGCCGCGATGCAGGCGCAGATCCTGGCCTCCGGCACGGATGCCATTGAAATCACCGGCGGTCTGCGGGCCGACGTCGTCAATGGGTTCGAGGCGATGCTGGCAACGGCAAACCCTGCGGAAGCCCAAGCCCTGTTGGGCACGATGGACCAGTTGGACGGCAACCCCGACGGTCACCTGTGGAACGTTCTGATCACGGGCCACGGCGTCCTGATGATGTTCTTCGTCGTGATCCCGGCGCTGTTTGGCGGCTTCGGCAACTACTTCATGCCGCTGATGATCGGCGCGCCGGACATGGCGTTCCCACGTCTGAACAACCTGTCCTACTGGATGTATGTCGCCGGTACCGGCCTTGCGTTCTGCTCGGTCATGATCGACGGCGGCGCGGGTCCGGGCTGGACGTTCTATCCGCCGATCTCGGCCCAGGGTGTCGAGACATCGCGCGCCGTGGACTTCGCGATCTTCGCCGTCCACGTCTCGGGCGCGTCCTCGATCCTCGGCTCGATCAACTTCATCACCACGTTCCTGAACATGCGCGCACCGGGCATGACGCTGCACAAGGTGCCGCTGTTTGCCTGGTCCGTGTTCGTGACCGCCTGGTTGCTTCTGCTGTCCCTGCCCGTCCTGGCAGGCGCCATCACGATGCTGCTGACGGACCGGAACTTCGGCACCACCTTCTTCGATCCCGCCGGTGGCGGTGACCCGATCCTGTTCCAGCACATCTTCTGGTTCTTCGGTCACCCCGAGGTCTACATCGTGATCCTGCCCGCCTTCGGCATCATCTCCCACGTCGTGGCGACCTTCTCCAAGAAGCCGATCTTCGGCTACCTGCCGATGGTTTACGCGCTGGTGGCAATCGGTGGCCTGGGCTTCGTCGTCTGGGCACACCACATGTACACGGTCGGCATGACCCTGACCCAGCAGGCCTACTTCATGGTGGCCACGATGGTGATCGCGGTGCCCACGGGCATCAAGATCTTCTCGTGGATCGCAACGATGTGGATGGGCTCGATCAGCTTCAAGACGCCCATGATGTTCGCTATCGGCTTCATCTTCCTCTTCACGCTGGGTGGCACGACGGGCATCATCCTGTCCCAGGCCGGTGTGGACCGCGCCTATCACGACACCTACTACGTCGTGGCGCACTTCCACTACGTGATGAGCCTTGGGGCCGTCTTCGGTATCTTCGCCGGGGTCTACTACTGGATCGGCAAGATGTCGGGCCGCCAATACCCCGAATGGGCCGGTCAGCTGCACTTCTGGGTGTTCTTCATCGGTACGAACATCACGTTCTTCCCGCAGCACTTCCTCGGCCGCCAGGGCATGCCGCGCCGTTACATCGACTACCCGGATGCCTTCGCGCTCTGGAACTATGTGTCGTCGATCGGTGCGTTCATCTCGTTTGCGTCGTTCCTCTTCTTCATCGGCGTGGTGTTCTACACCCTGCGCGCCGGTGCCCGCGTGACCGAGCCCGCCTACTGGGGTGAGCATGCGGACACGCTGGAGTGGACCCTGCCCAACCCGCCCCCGGAGCACACGTTTGAAGAGCTTCCCACGCGTGAGATGTGGGACAAGCAACCGGGCCACTAG
- a CDS encoding DUF2244 domain-containing protein has translation MPIQTAPAPSDTPRGTPRLSLRLTPYKSLTPEGFVWFIAVTAALISLPLFSILGTSVFWALLPFLIAAIWGIWAALRRSWRDMDLFEDVMIWDDLIRVERHERKRDTKDWEANPYWVRMVLHAKGGPVPNYLTLQGGPREVELGAFLTPLERVELKRLLDRNLRV, from the coding sequence ATGCCCATCCAAACCGCCCCTGCCCCCTCAGATACCCCCCGTGGCACGCCGCGCCTGTCCCTGCGCTTGACGCCCTACAAGAGCCTCACGCCCGAGGGCTTCGTCTGGTTCATCGCGGTGACGGCGGCGCTGATCTCTCTACCGCTGTTCTCGATTCTCGGCACCTCGGTCTTCTGGGCGCTGTTGCCGTTCCTGATCGCCGCCATCTGGGGCATTTGGGCCGCCCTGCGTCGGTCATGGCGCGACATGGATCTGTTTGAAGACGTGATGATCTGGGACGACCTGATCCGCGTGGAGCGGCATGAGCGCAAGCGCGACACGAAGGATTGGGAGGCCAATCCCTATTGGGTCCGCATGGTCCTGCACGCCAAGGGCGGACCGGTGCCGAATTACCTGACGCTCCAAGGCGGCCCGAGAGAGGTCGAGTTGGGTGCCTTCCTGACGCCTCTGGAACGGGTGGAGCTGAAGCGTCTTCTGGACCGCAATCTGAGGGTCTGA
- the lipB gene encoding lipoyl(octanoyl) transferase LipB, whose protein sequence is MVEWITSDAPVPYDIAVTEMEARANAIARGEAGEAVWLLEHPALYTAGTSARPADLIDPDRFPVFQTRRGGQYTYHGPGQRVAYVMLDLNTRGRDVRAYVQKLEAWVIGALDAFNVHGEIRDGRVGVWVARPEKPPLPDGSPREDKIAAIGVRLRKWVSFHGVSINVEPDLSHFDGIVPCGINGHGVTSLVDLGLPVTMDDLDVALKQRFTTVFGSAEP, encoded by the coding sequence ATGGTTGAATGGATCACCTCGGACGCCCCCGTCCCCTACGACATCGCCGTGACCGAGATGGAGGCGCGCGCCAACGCCATCGCGCGCGGCGAGGCAGGGGAAGCGGTCTGGCTGCTGGAGCATCCCGCCCTCTATACCGCCGGGACCTCGGCCAGGCCCGCCGACCTGATCGACCCCGACCGCTTTCCCGTCTTCCAGACGCGGCGCGGCGGGCAATACACCTACCACGGCCCGGGTCAGCGCGTGGCCTACGTGATGCTGGACCTCAACACCCGCGGCCGCGACGTGCGCGCTTATGTGCAGAAGCTAGAGGCGTGGGTGATCGGCGCATTGGACGCGTTCAACGTGCACGGTGAAATCCGCGACGGCCGCGTCGGCGTCTGGGTCGCGCGCCCCGAAAAACCACCCCTCCCCGACGGTTCCCCGCGTGAGGACAAGATCGCCGCCATCGGCGTGCGCCTGCGCAAATGGGTCAGCTTCCATGGCGTTTCCATCAACGTGGAACCGGACCTGAGCCATTTCGACGGCATTGTGCCCTGCGGGATCAACGGCCATGGCGTGACAAGCCTTGTGGATCTGGGCCTGCCGGTGACGATGGATGACCTGGATGTGGCGCTGAAACAGCGCTTCACGACCGTCTTCGGCTCGGCAGAGCCTTGA
- a CDS encoding lasso peptide biosynthesis B2 protein — MQFVRAFARLRALTPAQRRLVLEASCMALLIEAHLRIFGYSRTSARLSRWRGTPLDLDPQYIMRLSRLASDKVLGKDRKCLRRALLAHWYLHRCGHPAELRIGYRKASGKVIGHAWIELHGQVLGDDPEVSAAYPIRFPAAQDRHQSSRT; from the coding sequence ATGCAGTTTGTGCGGGCATTTGCCAGACTGCGGGCGCTGACCCCGGCCCAGAGACGCCTGGTATTGGAGGCGTCTTGCATGGCGCTTCTGATCGAGGCTCACCTTCGGATTTTTGGCTACTCTCGGACATCGGCGCGACTAAGCCGCTGGCGCGGTACGCCGCTTGATCTGGACCCGCAATACATCATGCGCTTGAGCCGCCTCGCCAGTGACAAGGTGCTTGGGAAAGACCGCAAGTGCCTGCGCCGTGCCTTACTTGCCCATTGGTATCTGCATCGCTGTGGGCATCCCGCAGAGCTACGGATTGGCTACAGGAAGGCAAGCGGCAAGGTCATCGGCCACGCGTGGATTGAACTACACGGCCAGGTTCTGGGGGATGATCCAGAGGTTTCCGCCGCCTATCCGATCAGATTTCCCGCGGCGCAAGACCGACACCAATCTTCACGGACCTAG
- a CDS encoding cytochrome P450: protein MSNKGFGERIDGRVWWDVPTKRKKTLEGFEAARAAFQTRRYFLEETQTQEPTPAEGARGLQRAFCRHWQSRWVKSYTSDASVGPVAKAEIRKRQGAAFEKRNTRMIRKRLGQAFDGLTAGETFELNRDFARPFSFMTAADLLGLDLEPDLCHRAAEAGDLQIAQESAPEDKYPSYRALQSLHRAITTCLDTGGVADGGLMAWLLDLEQARNLDRDFSVMSAANLLAGSVTLGTALAICLDQILKSPALLQCREADLPQLIDEILRLAPPARNVRLMGQSAEEGTPELLSFNVARANRDPAVFSCPHEISFDRPPHQHLSFGSGAHICDGVKLVRLSLKLAIPEIIQRAQGLKVWEVEKMIFHARFTDLTPSEMT, encoded by the coding sequence ATGTCCAATAAAGGGTTCGGAGAACGCATCGACGGCCGCGTCTGGTGGGATGTCCCGACCAAGCGCAAGAAAACCCTGGAGGGGTTCGAAGCGGCCCGCGCGGCGTTCCAGACGCGGCGCTACTTTCTGGAAGAAACCCAGACACAGGAACCTACCCCTGCCGAGGGCGCGCGCGGCCTGCAACGTGCGTTTTGCCGCCATTGGCAGTCGCGCTGGGTGAAATCCTATACCTCCGACGCAAGCGTCGGGCCGGTCGCCAAGGCCGAGATCCGCAAACGCCAGGGCGCGGCCTTCGAAAAGCGCAACACGCGGATGATCCGCAAAAGGCTTGGGCAGGCTTTTGATGGGCTGACCGCCGGCGAGACCTTCGAGCTGAACCGCGATTTTGCGCGCCCCTTCAGTTTCATGACGGCGGCAGACCTTCTGGGGCTGGATCTGGAACCGGACCTCTGTCACCGGGCCGCAGAGGCGGGCGACCTGCAAATTGCCCAGGAAAGCGCCCCGGAAGACAAATACCCCTCGTATCGCGCCCTGCAATCCCTGCATCGCGCGATCACCACCTGCCTTGATACGGGCGGCGTGGCCGACGGCGGGTTGATGGCATGGCTCCTTGATCTGGAACAGGCGCGCAACCTGGATCGCGACTTCAGCGTGATGAGCGCGGCAAACCTGCTTGCAGGCTCCGTCACGCTGGGGACGGCCTTGGCGATCTGCCTCGACCAAATCCTGAAATCGCCCGCGCTGCTGCAATGCCGCGAAGCCGATCTGCCCCAATTGATTGATGAAATCCTGCGCCTCGCCCCTCCGGCGCGCAACGTGCGGCTGATGGGCCAAAGTGCCGAAGAGGGCACGCCGGAACTGCTGTCCTTCAACGTCGCCCGCGCGAACCGTGATCCGGCGGTATTCTCTTGCCCCCACGAGATATCCTTCGACCGCCCCCCGCATCAGCATCTGTCGTTTGGTAGCGGCGCGCATATCTGTGATGGCGTCAAGCTTGTCCGCCTGTCCCTCAAACTCGCGATCCCTGAAATCATCCAGCGCGCGCAGGGCCTGAAGGTGTGGGAGGTTGAGAAGATGATTTTCCACGCCCGCTTCACGGATCTCACCCCGTCGGAAATGACCTGA
- a CDS encoding peptidoglycan-binding domain-containing protein, which translates to MFAKYLMTSSLVAAIALTPMASAPAQAQDARDVIGGLLLGGAIGVAIGAASQQPRTRVIVPQQPQTQPARPSQPRVVRPAIPATEAGRQVQTALNYFGFDAGFVDGQVGPATRSAVERYQAFQGYPVNGRSFPEPQALHLIQAYQWANNGGAAQTGLRGQPLLNAYAQHLAGTLAPATPLPATTVVPAGATAATTTVIVNPATTTVVPAPGTNGPVQVVAATSGGAIPNLFAGASTAPSLSSRCDAVALQGQANGGMMTLGTLSNPGFALSEQFCVARAGAVSQGQDLTQAIPNLTLADITVQCEGFSDAIAAQTAVLDTMTPQQALGSAQGFAYSTGIPQAELAGTARVCLGVGYDADDMEMALGSALILVSTGEPAYGELLGHHLREGFGIAANGDAARAWYDISLTAVEAGAPSVFNPADAGRLPLIRQAVAMTLGGQPVPVPAAAPAAPAAQNALPTFQVNQ; encoded by the coding sequence ATGTTTGCCAAATATTTGATGACCTCATCGCTGGTCGCTGCCATTGCACTGACCCCCATGGCCTCGGCCCCTGCACAGGCGCAAGACGCCCGCGACGTGATCGGCGGCCTGCTTTTGGGCGGCGCGATCGGCGTGGCGATCGGCGCTGCAAGCCAGCAGCCCCGCACCCGCGTTATCGTGCCGCAACAGCCGCAGACGCAGCCGGCGCGCCCCAGCCAGCCCCGAGTGGTGCGCCCCGCCATTCCCGCCACGGAGGCCGGGCGTCAGGTGCAGACCGCGCTTAATTATTTCGGCTTTGACGCGGGCTTCGTCGACGGCCAGGTCGGCCCCGCGACCCGCAGCGCCGTAGAGCGCTACCAGGCCTTCCAGGGCTACCCGGTCAACGGCCGCTCGTTCCCCGAGCCCCAGGCCCTGCATCTGATCCAGGCCTATCAGTGGGCCAACAACGGTGGCGCCGCCCAGACCGGCTTGCGAGGGCAGCCGCTGTTGAATGCTTATGCACAACATCTGGCAGGCACCCTGGCCCCGGCCACGCCTTTGCCGGCCACCACCGTGGTGCCTGCGGGCGCAACCGCCGCCACCACGACGGTCATCGTCAACCCGGCCACGACCACGGTCGTTCCCGCGCCCGGCACGAATGGGCCGGTTCAGGTCGTTGCGGCGACCTCGGGCGGTGCCATCCCGAACCTTTTCGCGGGCGCCTCGACCGCGCCGTCGCTGTCCTCTCGCTGTGACGCGGTGGCCCTGCAGGGGCAGGCCAATGGTGGCATGATGACGCTTGGCACATTGTCAAACCCCGGCTTCGCGCTGTCCGAGCAGTTCTGCGTCGCACGCGCCGGTGCCGTGAGCCAGGGCCAGGACCTGACCCAAGCGATCCCGAACCTGACGCTTGCCGATATCACCGTGCAGTGCGAGGGCTTCTCGGACGCCATTGCCGCGCAAACGGCGGTGCTGGACACGATGACGCCGCAGCAGGCGCTTGGCTCGGCGCAGGGCTTTGCCTACAGCACCGGCATCCCGCAAGCTGAACTGGCCGGGACCGCCCGCGTGTGCCTTGGCGTGGGCTACGACGCCGATGATATGGAGATGGCGCTGGGCTCGGCCCTGATCCTGGTGTCCACGGGCGAGCCTGCCTATGGCGAGTTGCTGGGTCACCATCTGCGCGAGGGCTTCGGGATCGCGGCAAATGGCGATGCCGCCCGCGCCTGGTACGACATCTCGCTGACCGCTGTGGAGGCCGGTGCGCCCTCCGTCTTCAACCCTGCTGACGCCGGTCGCTTGCCGCTGATCCGCCAAGCCGTGGCCATGACCCTTGGGGGTCAGCCGGTGCCGGTGCCCGCCGCAGCCCCGGCAGCGCCCGCCGCGCAGAATGCGCTGCCGACCTTTCAGGTCAATCAGTAA